In Flavobacterium hankyongi, the genomic window GTCTTTTACCTTCACAGGGATAGAATTGTAATTTTTAATCGAAATATCCTCGACATCTTTACTGTTCTTTATGTAGCCTAAACCTCTAATGATATAAGACATATTACTCATTTCAAACTTTCGGCCGCCTACATCATTGTTATTAGCCTTAACAGCATTCATTACTTCCATCATACTGACATTATAATACTGCATTTTTAGTGGATCTAAAACCAATTGATATTGCTTTTCAAAACCTCCGAATGAAGCAACTTCTGCTACACCGGGAACAGTTTGCAGTGCAAATTTCACATACCAATCCTGTAAGGCACGTTGTTCCCCAAGATCCATTCCGTTAGCTTCCAAATGATACCAAAAAATATGGCCAACACCTGTACCATCTGGTCCTAAGGTTGGAACAACATTTTGTGGAAGTAAACGTTGGGCATAATTTAATCGTTCCAACACACGGGTTCTTGCCCAGTAGGTATCTACATTGTCTTCAAAAATGATATAGACAAAACTCATCCCAAACATGGAGGCTCCCCGTATATTTTTAACTTTTGGTATCCCTTGAAGATTAGAAACCAAAGGATAAGTTACTTGTGCCTCAATAACCTGTGGGCTTCTACCCATCCACTCGGTAAATACAATAACCTGATTTTCTGATAAATCAGGGATAGCATCTATAGGATTTTGTTTCACGCTATAGATTCCCCACACAAATAAACAAGCCGAAACCAGTAGCACAATTGCTCTGTTTTTTAGTGAGAATGTTATTAGTTTTTCTACCATATTTCCTTATTTTTCAGATAAACTGTTTTGTTTTATTGAATTAATCCAGGTTATTAATTCCTGTTTTTGGACTTCATTAATTATTGCATCGCGATGTAATAGGGTATATGAAGTTAATGGCATTTCATCCGATTTAATTTGTTTACCGATGGCTTCTAGTTTACTTTGCTGCTTTCGATTTGAATAACTGCCAAACTCATTAAAGTTTAACTCTTTTTTCCCATCTGTTATATGTTTTTCTACAAACATTCGAACAGGCTGAAGGTAATCATACCACAAATAGTCAGTGTTATTGCTGTGACAATCGTAACAAGATGTCTTTATAAGTTTTGAAATATTACTTGGTGCATTGGTTGTAATAATAAAATCATTTGTATAATCCTGGTCGGGATTTTGATTCAGGGCAGGTTGATAAAATTGTATTGCAACCACTACCAAAAAAAGTAAAATACCTACTTTCTTTAAACTATTTTTCATTTTATAACGTCTTTTTCAAACTGCCACAAGTAAGCATCTTAGAGCCATAATATGGATTTTTGATTTCTTTGGATTCGCTGATCCAAATAGCGCCTTTACCGTCGTCATACATTGGACAATGGTCCTGATATAATTTTTTATTTGAACCCAAAAGTTTTATTAAATCATTGATGTCCTTACTTAGTATGGCAAAATGTTCTCTTTGATGGTCAATTTTACCTGCATTGTCGCCAATATGCTCTGCGTGTTCTTTAGCATCATCAGCAATGTCTAAGTACTCTTTTTTCTGACTCGCGGTTAAACTAGTTGTATTAATAGAATTAAACGTTTTATACAAAGTTTTACCTGCTTTAGCTGC contains:
- a CDS encoding heme-binding domain-containing protein, producing MKNSLKKVGILLFLVVVAIQFYQPALNQNPDQDYTNDFIITTNAPSNISKLIKTSCYDCHSNNTDYLWYDYLQPVRMFVEKHITDGKKELNFNEFGSYSNRKQQSKLEAIGKQIKSDEMPLTSYTLLHRDAIINEVQKQELITWINSIKQNSLSEK